The Thiovulum sp. ES genomic sequence ATATTCGTTTGCGGGAATTTTTTTATTTGCGGAAAGCATAAAAACAGAGACATCTAAATCGTAATCGTGTCCTGTGCTTGTGTCGTTTGTATCCCAGCCGAGACCAACACCAACTTTTTTAAGTGTCGGACTCTCTTTTGAGAGATCAATCCGACCACCTTTTACAAGATTAATAGAACTCATAAATACACCTTATGAAAAGTTTGTTTCACTATTCTAACATTTTAAGAGTTTATTTTTGTAAAAATTTGTCGGAAAAATCTAGTTTAACTCATGATTTGAATAAGTGTTTGAACTGTTTCCTGAAAACTAATCTTTTCGTAAGGTGGCTGTTTTAATAGATTTTCCATCGCCTCTTTTTTTGCAATTGCTGTGTCAAGTTCTTTGTCTGTTCCAACTTGATAAGCACCAATTCGGATAAGTGTCTCATTTTCTTTTAAGAGTGAATAGTATCTTTTGAATTTCTGAACTGCTTCTTGATGTTCAGGAATTACAACATCACTCATAACTCGCGATGCAGAATTCAAAATATTTATCGGCGGATAGATTCCAGAATCTGTCAATTCACGAGAAAGAACAATGTGTCCGTCAAGAATACTTCGACTTTGGTCAGCAATTGGATCGCTCATATCATCACCTTCAACAAGAATTGTAAATACTGCTGTAATAGAGCCTTGTCCCTCCTCTTTTCCCGCTCTTTCCATAAGTTGCGGAAGAATTGACATCGACGATGGCGGATACCCTTTTGAGGTTGGTGGCTCACCGAGAGAGAGTCCGATTTCCCGTTGTGCCATTGCAAAACGAGTTACACTATCCATAATAAAGAGAACATCTCGACCTTGAGATTTGAAATATTCGGCGACACTCATTGCTGAAAAAGCTCCATATTTTCTCATGAGTGCGGAATCGTCAGAAGTCGCCACAATTATTACAGTGTTTTCAAGATTTCCACCTAAATTTTTGTGGATAAATTCAGGAATTTCACGACCCCGTTCCCCAATTAGTGCGACAACTTTTATTGGTGCGTCTGCTCCACGAACAACCATTCCAAGAAGTGTAGATTTTCCAACTCCACTACCCGCAAAAATTCCAACTTTTTGACCTTTTCCGAGTGTCAAGTGAGAGTCTATACTTTTTACTCCGACTGAAAAAGGTTCATCAATAAGTCCTCGTTTCATTGCTGAAATTGGTTGTTTCATAATTGGCATTTGAGTTTTTTTGCCACCAATCGATCCTTTTTCATCAATTGGTCGCATAAATGGATCAACAACTCGACCAAGCACCTCATCGCTAACAGGAATTGAGAGACCACCAGAGTTTTTAAAGATTTTATCTCCAGATTTAAAACCCTCTATAAAACCAAATGGTGTAACAATAAAATATTCATTACTAACTTCAGTAACCATTCCAACTGTTTCATGATCAATATTTTCAGCTTTTACTGTAACACTCTCACCAACTCTAACAGAGAGCGATTCTCCAACAATTTTTGTCGGATCAATCTTTTTTATTTTTCCAAAAATAGGCGAAAGAACATCTTCGCCTAACTCCTCGCGAACTCTCTTTAAAAGCATCTTTTTCCTTAAAACATCTAACAAAATATCCTAAATTTTATCAGAAATAGGAAATGAATATATTTTTAATATTTGTAAGTTAGAGTAAAAAAGTAATTTCTTCCCATTTCATTTAAGATAAATATTTCATCAGGAGTTGTAGAATTTACACCTCGACCAATGTATGAATTATTTAGAGCATAGACTTCGTTAAAAATATTATCGACTCCAAAATTTGCAACTAGGTTTTTTGAAAAGTCATAGCTACTTTTTAGGTTTGCAACAAAATAGTTTGAAATCTCTTTTTCACCATTGTCGCTATCAATTTCAGGTTCACCACCCCAAACTGTTTCAAGTCGCACACTATATTCTTGCGGGATTCTGTATTCTAAATTTCCAAGGAATTTCATTGGTGGAATTTCAGCAAGGTCTTTGTCTGTTTGTCCATCAATTGCATCAACTTTTTCGCCTCTTTGATAAGCAAAACCAATTTTTCCATTTAAGTTTTTAAAAAGCTCTTTTGATGCAGTTAAGTCAAACCCCCAAATAGTTGCATCAAGATTTGTAAAACCTAAGCCTGTGCTGTTGTTATAGGCATAAATATAATCGATAAGGTAAGAGTAGAAAACTTTTCCAGAAATTTTGCTACCAAAAGATGAAGAGTCAAAACCTAAGTCAATTTCACGGTTTTTTGTCTCTTTTAAATCTGGATTTCCCTTAATTGAGAAAAACGGATTGCCGTCGGGTGTTTTTGCAATTTTATTCATATAAAGTTCTTTGGCATTTGGAAATCTTGTGCTTTGACCAAAACCTAAGAAAAGTGAAGTCTCATCGCCAACAAAATATCTACCAAAAAGATTTGCACCGAGTCCAAAATAGTCGTTTTTCTTTGCACCTTTATATGTTCCGCTTTTTTTTGCATAAGGGTTTATTGTATCAAGCGAACCTGCTTCAATCTTGACAAAATCTAATCGAGTTCCAAAAGTCAATTCAAAGACCTCATCGCTCCATTTTGTATCCCCATAAAATGCAAAATCATCGGTTTTCACATCAGGAATCATCGTGTATGAAAAAACATCATTTACATAAAAGTTTCCGTCCCAAGTTTTTTCCATAAAATCAAAACCAAGAGTTGAAGAGAGAGAATTTCCACCAATCACATTTTCAATTTTGAGACCTTTTGCAATTGATTCGACTCTGTGATTTCCAATCATGTTGTTTGAACTAAGTCGGAACTCATTTCCCATGTCGTGATAGACTTTGGAATAGAAAACATTTGTTTTAAATTTTTTTGAAAAATCCCCCAACTCAAAAGCTTCATATTTCAAATTGAAAAAGTGAGTTTCATCTTCAAGTGCATCCATTCCAAAAATTGGATACAAAACATCATCAGCACGATCGCCAAAATATCTGAATTGAATTTTCTGTTGGTCATCCAATCGATAAACAAAATTACCAAACCAATTTTGCCGAGTGTAAGCATCTAAATCTGGGTCTTTGTATCGAACTGTTTTTTGCTTATCTGTTCCATTTTCAGTCAATTCAATAATTTGTTCAGCAAAATCATTTCCATTTCCGTCTTCATACTGTTTCCCTTTTTCATACGAATATCCAATATGTCCAGCAAAAACCTCATCGCCAAGTTCTAATTCAACGGCAGTTCTTTCCGCACCAACAGAATTTACATTTACAGAAACAGAGCTTTCTCCATTTCCATCTGGCTCTCGACTTTTGACATGAACAGTTCCCGCCAAACTACCATATTGGGTGATGTCAAAAACACCTTCACGAATTTCAACATCTTCTACCGATGAGGTCGAAATATGCATAATTGCAGGGTCCATTCGATTTGGACAAGCTCCGTAAATTGTGGAATCATCAATTACAACTGCGATGTTATCTCGCTGTTGTCCTCGTAAAATAATGTCGTTTCCAATTCCTGAAGTTCTCGATAAATTTATTTGCGGAATATTTTGGCTTAAAATCTCGCTTAAGTCTGGTTTTTGAGAAATCTGAATAGCTTCTTTTGTCCCAATTTCATTCTCTTTTTCCGATGCGACTGTAAATGTTTCTAAATTGATTGTTTCTCCAAAAAGCAAAATTGGAGAAAGCACTAAAAAGCTTTTTTTCATAACTGTTTTCCTATGTTTTAAATTCTATTTTTTTGTGGGGGGGGAAGAATTTAAATAGGAGGCTTGAAGATCTCTTTCTCTATTTCATTTTTTGTAAAAGTTTCCTCTTGAAAAAATATTTCTGCTTTTTTATTTTCGGAAATTTCCAATCGAGGTTTAAGAAGTAATTTTTTTGTGGAGAGTGGAATTAGGATTTTCTGAATATTCTGTTTTTCAATTTTGAAATCTTCAGACAAAATGGTAGTTCTGTCAATTCCAAGTGGTTTTGCAAAAACAAAAATTGCAAAAATAATATAAATTTGAAAATTAATAACTATTTGAGAAATCTTATTCAGAACTTTAACCTAAATTTTTTTTGCAAAATCTTAACACAAGATTTTTGACAAAATCACAGCTTATATTTTAAGAAAAATTTTATTTTCAATTGTTATTTTTTAATAAAAAATACTCTATTATTCCAAAGTGCTTTCGCTGTATATCTTATTGTTTCTTTAAAGATTTTTGTTACAATTAAGCGAACTCACAAATCTTTTTTAAAGGAAAGGATTGGACAAATGAAGAAAATATTATCTTTCTTGTTCATCGTTACTTCACTCTCCTTTGCAAACAGTTATGAGAATAATGATATTCTCATTTCTCCTGAAGAGGCTGTAAAGCTTATCGGGAATCCAAATGTTATGTTTGTATCTGGAGATAGTGAAGATGTCTATAAGCTGGGACATATTCGAGGCTCTGTCGAGATGTATGCTCACCACTTACACCATGCTGACAATCAAGGTCGGTTACACTGCGAACCACTTTTCAGATGTGTTGATGATGCTGAAGAGTATATAGGTTCAAAAGGAATCACTAACGATATGATGATTATCGCTTATGATGACTTTAAAGGTCCAAATGCTACGGGTGTTTATCACTTCTTTTATAGCTACGGTCATAAGAATGTAAAAATTCTAAATGGTGGTAGATACGCTATTGATCAGCTTGACCCAAACAAAGATGCTTATAACAAAGTTAGAAAAACTTACAAAAAAG encodes the following:
- a CDS encoding Flagellar biosynthesis protein FliI (PFAM: ATP synthase alpha/beta family, nucleotide-binding domain~TIGRFAM: ATPase FliI/YscN family), which translates into the protein MLLKRVREELGEDVLSPIFGKIKKIDPTKIVGESLSVRVGESVTVKAENIDHETVGMVTEVSNEYFIVTPFGFIEGFKSGDKIFKNSGGLSIPVSDEVLGRVVDPFMRPIDEKGSIGGKKTQMPIMKQPISAMKRGLIDEPFSVGVKSIDSHLTLGKGQKVGIFAGSGVGKSTLLGMVVRGADAPIKVVALIGERGREIPEFIHKNLGGNLENTVIIVATSDDSALMRKYGAFSAMSVAEYFKSQGRDVLFIMDSVTRFAMAQREIGLSLGEPPTSKGYPPSSMSILPQLMERAGKEEGQGSITAVFTILVEGDDMSDPIADQSRSILDGHIVLSRELTDSGIYPPINILNSASRVMSDVVIPEHQEAVQKFKRYYSLLKENETLIRIGAYQVGTDKELDTAIAKKEAMENLLKQPPYEKISFQETVQTLIQIMS
- a CDS encoding outer membrane receptor protein (PFAM: TonB-dependent Receptor Plug Domain; TonB dependent receptor) — protein: MKKSFLVLSPILLFGETINLETFTVASEKENEIGTKEAIQISQKPDLSEILSQNIPQINLSRTSGIGNDIILRGQQRDNIAVVIDDSTIYGACPNRMDPAIMHISTSSVEDVEIREGVFDITQYGSLAGTVHVKSREPDGNGESSVSVNVNSVGAERTAVELELGDEVFAGHIGYSYEKGKQYEDGNGNDFAEQIIELTENGTDKQKTVRYKDPDLDAYTRQNWFGNFVYRLDDQQKIQFRYFGDRADDVLYPIFGMDALEDETHFFNLKYEAFELGDFSKKFKTNVFYSKVYHDMGNEFRLSSNNMIGNHRVESIAKGLKIENVIGGNSLSSTLGFDFMEKTWDGNFYVNDVFSYTMIPDVKTDDFAFYGDTKWSDEVFELTFGTRLDFVKIEAGSLDTINPYAKKSGTYKGAKKNDYFGLGANLFGRYFVGDETSLFLGFGQSTRFPNAKELYMNKIAKTPDGNPFFSIKGNPDLKETKNREIDLGFDSSSFGSKISGKVFYSYLIDYIYAYNNSTGLGFTNLDATIWGFDLTASKELFKNLNGKIGFAYQRGEKVDAIDGQTDKDLAEIPPMKFLGNLEYRIPQEYSVRLETVWGGEPEIDSDNGEKEISNYFVANLKSSYDFSKNLVANFGVDNIFNEVYALNNSYIGRGVNSTTPDEIFILNEMGRNYFFTLTYKY